From a single Capsicum annuum cultivar UCD-10X-F1 chromosome 12, UCD10Xv1.1, whole genome shotgun sequence genomic region:
- the LOC107850843 gene encoding uncharacterized protein LOC107850843, translating into MVVKMMKWRPRPELSSKKMEAKITINCLKGVNFSQDFQRLVVEIKWKGSKGNSLTLSSLKRKSVKKNFTKEESLKDGGVVYWNEEFKSLCNFSVSKEIGFHPWEVSFRVFNVTNKRSNHKVPIVAAASLNIADFASEAREKEQIEIVVPLEAYSGGGIKSNLSLCLSLNLVELGNAHEASETMPKFLMSAPVSPSPAEVLSTDRNELSALKAGLQKVKLFKGLSTMRRKKACHEEEGSDGRNSVRSEDTDLVYPVDTDSLDDSEEGESEEVKEDMSMRKSFSYETLAYANHAGGLFYSNPSGSEDEDLIYYSHHKSDAGRVYAEGATGEGHNQYLQQSSKRKILPWRKRKLSFRSPKTKGEPLLKKHYGEEGGDDIDFDRRQLSSSDESSSGWSKSEEGSNANRFSVSEFGDDSFAVGSWEQKEIVSRDGQMKLQTEVFFASIDQRNERAAGESACTALVAVIADWFHSNPKEMPIKSQLDSLIREGSLEWRNLCENETYRERFPDKHFDLETVVQAKVRPLSVVAEKSFIGFFHPEGIEDEGFDFLKGAMSFDNIWDEISKSVQDSSPSHGECFVYIVSWNDHFFILKVEPDAYYIIDTLGERLYEGCNQAFILKFDRETRILQLPSTSQQSDDKSASTKKEKTDAKQATNEGKVITNNTSEKKEESAIICRDQVLENEEESSIVCKGKEACKEYIKSFLAAIPIRELQVDVKKGLMASTPLHQRLQIEFHYTKSFNNTLLESESPSEETNNSLALPSPATAE; encoded by the exons ATGGTTGTGAAAATGATGAAGTGGAGGCCACGGCCTGAATTATCATCCAAAAAAATGGAGGCTAAAATCACTATTAATTGTCTTAAAGGTGTAAACTTTTCTCAAGATTTTCAAAGATTGGTTGTTGAAATCAAGTGGAAAGGATCAAAGGGTAATTCATTGACTTTGAGTTCTCTTAAGAGGAAAAGTGTGAAGAAGAATTTCACAAAGGAAGAGTCTTTGAAGGATGGTGGAGTTGTTTATTGGAATGAGGAGTTTAAGAGTCTCTGCAACTTTTCTGTTTCCAAAGAGATTGGATTTCATCCTTGGGAGGTTTCTTTTAGAGTATTCAAT GTTACGAATAAACGATCGAACCATAAAGTCCCCATAGTTGCTGCTGCCTCATTGAACATTGCAGACTTTGCTTCAGAAGCAAGGGAGAAAGAACAAATTGAAATAGTTGTTCCCTTGGAAGCCTATAGTGGTGGTGGCATTAAGAGCAACCTTTCACTTTGT TTGTCTCTCAATCTTGTTGAATTGGGGAATGCTCACGAAGCTTCAGAAACGATGCCAAAGTTTCTCATGTCTGCTCCAGTATCTCCTTCCCCTGCAGAGGTTTTGTCGACAGACAGAAATGAGCTTTCTGCCTTGAAAGCAGGCCTGCAGAAAGTTAAACTTTTCAAGGGATTATCTACTATGCGGAGAAAGAAGGCTTGTCATGAAGAGGAGGGCAGTGATGGAAGGAACTCGGTCAGAAGTGAGGATACTGATTTGGTGTATCCAGTTGACACAGATTCACTTGATGATTCGGAAGAAGGTGAATCAGAGGAAGTGAAGGAGGATATGAGTATGCGGAAGTCATTCAGTTATGAAACACTTGCCTATGCAAACCATGCTGGTGGATTGTTCTACTCGAACCCGAGTGGCAGTGAAGATGAAGATTTGATCTATTATAGCCATCACAAATCTGATGCAGGGCGTGTGTATGCTGAGGGTGCAACTGGAGAAGGTCATAATCAATATTTGCAGCAGAGTTCAAAACGCAAAATTCTCCCATGGAGGAAGAGAAAGTTAAGCTTCAGATCTCCTAAAACCAAAGGGGAGCCATTGTTGAAGAAGCATTATGGAGAGGAAGGTGGGGATGATATAGATTTTGATCGCCGACAACTTAGTTCCTCTGATGAGTCTTCCTCAGGG TGGAGCAAGTCTGAGGAAGGTTCAAATGCAAATCGATTTTCAGTCTCCGAGTTTGGAGATGACAGTTTTGCTGTTGGCAGTTGGGAGCAGAAAGAGATAGTAAGCCGTGATGGGCAGATGAAGTTGCAGACTGAGGTCTTCTTTGCTTCTATTGATCAGCGAAATGAGCGAGCTGCAGGTGAAAGTGCTTGTACAGCCTTGGTTGCTGTGATTGCTGATTGGTTCCATTCCAACCCAAAAGAAATGCCCATCAAGTCTCAACTCGACAGTCTTATCCGTGAAGGTTCACTAGAGTGGAGGAATCTCTGTGAAAACGAGACATACAGGGAACGTTTCCCTGATAAGCATTTTGACCTTGAAACAGTGGTCCAGGCTAAAGTACGCCCCCTCTCAGTGGTTGCGGAAAAATCATTCATTGGATTTTTTCATCCGGAAGGAATCGAAGATGAGGGATTTGATTTTCTGAAAGGTGCCATGTCCTTTGACAACATCTGGGATGAGATTTCTAAATCTGTTCAAGACAGTAGTCCCAGTCATGGCGAGTGCTTCGTTTACATTGtgagttggaatgaccacttctTCATCCTCAAGGTTGAACCAGATGCATACTATATCATCGACACACTTGGTGAGAGGCTTTATGAGGGCTGCAACCAGGCTTTCATCCTCAAATTCGACAGAGAGACTAGAATTTTGCAGCTACCTAGTACGAGTCAGCAATCAGATGATAAATCAGCTAGCACCAAAAAAGAGAAAACTGATGCAAAGCAAGCTACTAACGAAGGGAAAGTTATCACAAATAACACCAGCGAAAAGAAGGAAGAATCAGCCATCATCTGCAGAGATCAAGTACTTGAAAATGAGGAAGAATCGAGCATTGTTTGCAAAGGTAAAGAGGCCTGCAAAGAGTACATCAAGAGTTTTTTGGCGGCAATCCCCATCAGGGAATTACAGGTTGATGTGAAGAAAGGGTTGATGGCATCTACACCACTTCATCAGAGGCTGCAAATTGAGTTCCACTATACCAAGAGCTTTAATAACACACTGTTGGAATCGGAGTCACCCTCGGAAGAAACTAATAACAGCTTGGCGTTACCATCGCCAGCAACAGCAGAGTAA